The following are encoded in a window of Naumovozyma castellii chromosome 8, complete genome genomic DNA:
- the NCAS0H02680 gene encoding uncharacterized protein (ancestral locus Anc_5.551) — protein MIVSFNKKWTLGLVMLVIVIILWVLSSFLINLIFEDDSFRKPFFITYINTSSFIFYLIPTCNSLLGNYKRTGSFNIYQELKLEEEGATNSEPLLHSVPSITLSLGEGSSSRIPNVGSPLIPKPDEPTVSSNTLETSTSNEDSPTDLISLSDTIRLSAQFCILWFLANFVTNASLAYTSVASQTILSSTSSFFTLFIGSLCHVEQINRSKIIGSIISFLGTMLVTKSDANSRHLITHPPMKFDTTITSSGDEDEFDSIQILIGNLLALGGALFYGIYSTLLKRKVKDESRMNMKLFFGFVGLFTLIFLWPTILFLHYQGWETFELPTSPRVILIVMVNCIITFVSDFCWAKAMLLTTPLTVTVGLSMTIPLAMFGDFVFKHKSMSLLYSVGAILILGSFFVINKSSEEEHDNSEHHENTDAIDI, from the coding sequence ATGATCGTGTCCTTCAATAAAAAATGGACTCTCGGTCTAGTTATGCTGGTAATAGTTATAATACTTTGGGTGCTCTCCTCGTTTCTGATAAATCtaatctttgaagatgattcGTTTAGAAAACCATTCTTCATCACGTATATTAACACTTCAtcctttattttttatttaatacCGACGTGTAATTCCTTACTGGGCAATTATAAACGAACAGGATCCTTTAATATTTACCAAGAGTTGAAACTAGAGGAAGAAGGGGCTACTAATAGCGAACCATTGTTACATTCAGTCCCGTCAATAACGCTATCATTAGGGGAAGGTTCATCATCCAGGATACCCAATGTAGGTAGTCCACTAATACCTAAACCTGATGAACCCACCGTTTCGAGCAATACATTGGAAACGAGTACGTCAAATGAAGACTCACCTACAGATTTAATATCCTTGAGTGACACAATAAGGTTAAGTGCCCAGTTTTGTATTCTTTGGTTTTTGGCCAATTTTGTCACGAACGCATCATTGGCATATACCTCTGTGGCTTCCCAAACAATACTTTCGTCTACGTCGTCATTCTTTACCTTATTTATAGGTTCATTATGTCATGTGGAGCAGATAAACAGGTCAAAAATAATAGGTTCTATAATATCGTTTCTGGGAACAATGCTGGTAACCAAATCAGATGCTAATAGTCGTCATTTAATCACTCATCCCCCTATGAAATTTGATACAACCATAACGAGTTCAGgagatgaagatgaattcGACTCTATACAAATATTAATAGGGAATTTATTGGCTTTGGGAGGTGCATTGTTTTATGGGATCTATAGTACATTACTAAAGAGGAAGGTTAAGGATGAATCCCGaatgaatatgaaattgtttTTCGGATTTGTTGGTTTGTTCActttgatatttttatgGCCTACTATACTTTTCTTACATTATCAGGGATGGGAAACATTTGAGCTTCCAACCAGTCCAAGAGTCATTCTCATTGTGATGGTCAATTGTATCATTACATTCGTTAGTGATTTTTGCTGGGCAAAAGCAATGTTATTGACTACACCACTTACTGTTACAGTAGGGTTGAGCATGACCATTCCCTTAGCCATGTTTGGAGATTTTGTCTTTAAGCATAAATCCATGTCACTATTATATTCTGTTGGGGCAATTTTAATTCTGGGTTCATTTTTTGTGATAAATAAAAGCTCGGAAGAAGAGCATGATAATTCTGAACATCATGAGAATACGGATGCAATTGATATATAA
- the OST6 gene encoding dolichyl-diphosphooligosaccharide--protein glycotransferase (ancestral locus Anc_5.552): MKFKFNSLLLVLLQLLQVVYSLTQKEVLLSLRDEDGIIKITDENYGLFRTGVADFYNVLYVTMSQSNTAGQVCEMCFDFEKTLRKVTSSILKQEPDANVLFFIADVSDMSLIVDDLKLTNVPHLVVYPPPTPDQEFSWSTSPFYQYELNVDNANDVMQFGDYLAKILRIYLRIQANFDYNEFVTYFVGFMAVFIIFKKLILPLITNKWKSFCILVAFIILLPSITGYKFTEMNAIALIARDKDDKIMFFSGGMGWQFGIEVFTVSLMYIVMAGLVIALILSPRLKVLNTNTGAFLSVVLGSCLLYMFSYYLSCFKIKNPYYPYTY; the protein is encoded by the coding sequence ATGAAGTTCAAATTTAACTCATTGTTATTAGTCCTTCTGCAATTGTTGCAAGTAGTGTATAGTCTAACCCAAAAGGAAGTGTTACTATCATTAAGGGATGAAGACggtattatcaaaattacAGATGAAAACTATGGTCTCTTCAGAACAGGTGTAGCAGATTTCTATAATGTTTTATATGTGACAATGAGTCAGAGCAACACCGCCGGCCAAGTATGTGAAATGTGTTTTGATTTTGAGAAAACTTTACGTAAAGTAACGAGTTCCATTCTTAAACAAGAACCAGACGCTAATGTGCTCTTTTTCATTGCAGATGTTAGTGATATGTCATTAATAGTAGATGATTTAAAACTTACTAATGTTCCTCATCTGGTGGTATATCCTCCACCAACGCCGGATCAAGAGTTTTCATGGTCAACTTCTCCATTTTATCAGTATGAACTGAATGTTGATAATGCAAATGATGTTATGCAATTTGGAGATTACTTGGCAAAGATTTTGAGGATATATTTAAGGATCCAGGCAAATTTTGATTATAATGAGTTTGTAACGTACTTTGTGGGATTTATGGCTGTATtcataatatttaaaaaactCATACTACCGTTGATTACAAATAAATGGAAGAGTTTTTGCATATTAGTTGCTTTTATCATCTTACTGCCAAGCATTACAGGGTACAAATTTACCGAAATGAATGCTATTGCACTAATTGCTCGCGATAAAGATGACAAAATAATGTTTTTCAGTGGTGGAATGGGTTGGCAATTTGGGATTGAAGTATTTACTGTTTCATTGATGTATATCGTCATGGCAGGATTGGTAATAGCCCTCATTTTATCGCCACGTTTGAAAGTATTAAATACGAACACTGGTGCTTTCCTTAGTGTTGTTCTCGGTTCGTGCTTACTTTACATGTTTTCATATTATCTTTCCTGTTTTAAGATTAAGAACCCATATTATCCGTATACATATTAA
- the NCAS0H02700 gene encoding uncharacterized protein (ancestral locus Anc_5.554), which produces MASATSLPKSPNVNLSTTSLKSLSNSINKNKSDSEEVPEQIVHKDEALQPPSSKRSRAWAVWSSSKPQTNATNDVTNPSKKIPNEDHERSQSPSGDRAPEVPETLNPEDKGTTWSFWPKSNHVGTEKHSNVVPETDLDAVINTLIPPTSEKDTLLSEVEPGPDFQTPNIMVPDFEILPKQTIWSSLTKLFSFHDSEQKFLSRTDMHSKLQELTTGEQRPLKILIVGVHGFFPTKMIRPFIGEPTGTSTKFIKEAEQIVKSYFQKQGQEIEISKIALEKEGDIFERVDFFFEIMKNWSKEINEVDFIYFVTHSQGCPVTVMLLSRLIEAGIINMDNSKFFNGIDSGFTSRKKIISLLAMAGINNGPFYGADQTLFVRAYQTIERDSLRELFEFQKFDSIQSKKFLNGLRVIIANNVKITFVGSINDQLVPLYSSMCLFADHPNIFRTTFIDKASMTPSFIMRIVKIAGTLINLGHDDHGIIKELSASLAGPLTGGGHSTVYNERQVYELGIKFALETTDTLTNIPVTYKPFKLSELGTNPYHLPWSMRGLIFETKKYIGDEEINLLYKEFEDWKPETKQLKDIKYRLNGIRYKL; this is translated from the coding sequence ATGGCTTCAGCTACCTCTCTTCCTAAATCACCAAATGTAAATCTATCCACCACTTCACTCAAATCACTTTCCAATtctataaataaaaataaatcgGATTCGGAAGAAGTTCCTGAACAAATTGTTCACAAGGATGAAGCATTGCAGCCACCATCTTCTAAACGATCGAGAGCCTGGGCTGTTTGGAGTTCTTCGAAACCACAAACAAATGCTACAAACGATGTGACAAATCCCTCCAAAAAAATACCAAATGAGGATCACGAACGTTCACAAAGCCCTTCTGGAGATAGAGCTCCAGAAGTACCTGAGACCTTAAATCCAGAAGATAAGGGAACAACATGGTCATTTTGGCCCAAATCAAACCATGTAGGTACAGAAAAGCATAGCAATGTCGTTCCAGAGACAGACTTAGATGCCGTGATAAATACACTAATACCGCCTACCTCTGAAAAGGATACCTTATTATCCGAAGTTGAACCGGGTCCGGACTTTCAAACACCCAATATTATGGTACCcgattttgaaatattaccAAAACAAACAATCTGGTCATCCTTAACCAAATTGTTTTCGTTCCATGACAGTGAACAAAAATTCTTATCGAGGACGGATATGCACTCCAAGTTGCAGGAATTAACGACAGGCGAGCAGAGACCCTTAAAAATTCTTATTGTGGGGGTTCATGGCTTTTTCCCTACCAAAATGATAAGACCATTCATTGGTGAACCTACTGGAACATCCACCAAGTTCATTAAAGAAGCTGAACAAATCGTGAAAagttattttcaaaaacaagGACAAGAAATAGAAATTAGTAAAATTGCATTGGAAAAGGAAGgtgatatatttgaaagagtcgattttttctttgaaataatgaaaaattggtctaaagaaattaatgaGGTCGatttcatatattttgTCACCCATTCTCAAGGATGTCCTGTGACTGTGATGCTCCTGTCCAGATTAATTGAGGCAGGCATAATAAACATggataattcaaaattctttaatggCATTGATTCTGGATTCACTTCACgcaaaaaaataatttcattattagcCATGGCTGGTATTAACAATGGGCCTTTTTATGGAGCGGATCAAACATTGTTTGTTAGAGCGTACCAAACAATAGAAAGAGATTCATTAAGAGAGTTATTTgagtttcaaaaatttgattctATTCAATCcaaaaaatttcttaatggGTTGAGAGTTATCATTGCGAATAATGTAAAAATTACGTTTGTTGGGTCTATTAATGATCAATTAGTTCCTctatattcttcaatgtgTCTCTTTGCAGATCATCCCAATATTTTCAGAACCACGTTTATTGATAAAGCATCAATGACACCATCTTTTATAATGCGTATCGTAAAGATTGCCGGGACTCTAATAAACTTGGGACATGATGACCAtggaattattaaagaacTCAGTGCGTCTTTAGCTGGACCTTTAACTGGAGGGGGGCATTCTACCGTTTATAACGAAAGACAAGTTTATGAATTAGGGATTAAGTTTGCTCTAGAAACGACTGACACACTTACTAATATACCTGTCACTTATAAGCCGTTTAAACTTTCAGAACTAGGTACAAACCCCTATCATTTACCCTGGTCAATGAGAGGActtatttttgaaacaaagaaatatataggtgatgaagaaatcaatTTGCTTTATAAGGAATTTGAAGACTGGAAACCAGAAACgaaacaattgaaggatATAAAATATAGACTAAATGGGATACGGTACAAACTTTAA
- the UNG1 gene encoding uracil-DNA glycosylase (ancestral locus Anc_5.555), whose protein sequence is MTVSKRTQTTIEDFFGKNTSMSKKQKIEKTIVETNTNIISQKSSIQGNESKISDIPESNLKTQFRASLDNDTSALLSCELDTMEDSWFAQLKDEFKKPYFLQLKKFVTEEQKKQKVFPPSRDIYSWTRLTPFKDVKVVIIGQDPYHNHDQAHGLAFSVKPPVPAPPSLKNIYKELKQNYSDFIIDNTVGDLTPWTTQGVLLLNTALTVRAHNAGSHSKQGWEQFTKRAVELLIADREKTGQSLVFLLWGNNAIKLVSSILKGDEHKYKNILVLKSVHPSPLSASRGFFGNNHFRRINEWLYNERKEKMIDWSVEPGSSIKEISESNQKLN, encoded by the coding sequence ATGACGGTTTCGAAACGTACACAGACtaccattgaagatttttttGGTAAAAATACAAGCATGTCAAAGAAGCAAAAGATAGAAAAGACTATAGTAGAAACTAATACCAATATAATAAGTcaaaaatcatcaattcaAGGGAATGAATCAAAGATTTCAGATATACCCGAAAGCAATTTGAAGACACAATTCCGTGCATCACTGGACAATGATACTTCTGCACTATTATCCTGTGAACTTGATACCATGGAAGATTCATGGTTTGCTCAACTAAAAGATGAGTTTAAGAAACCTTATTTTTtacaattaaagaaatttgttactgaagaacaaaagaaacaaaaagtGTTTCCCCCATCAAGGGACATATATTCATGGACAAGATTGACACCATTCAAAGATGTTAAGGTGGTTATAATAGGCCAAGACCCATATCATAATCATGATCAAGCACATGGATTGGCTTTCAGTGTAAAACCTCCTGTTCCAGCACCTccatcattgaaaaatatatacaaggaattgaaacaaaacTATTCTGATTTCATAATTGATAATACAGTAGGAGATTTAACTCCATGGACTACACAGGGCGTACTATTGTTAAATACAGCATTGACCGTCAGAGCACACAATGCTGGTTCCCATTCAAAACAGGGTTGGGAACAATTTACTAAAAGAGCTGTGGAATTATTGATTGCTGATAGAGAAAAAACTGGTCAAAGCCTGGTTTTTTTACTTTGGGGTAATAATGCTATCAAGTTAGTTAGCTCAATATTGAAGGGAGATGAACATAAGTACAAGAACATCTTGGTTTTAAAATCAGTCCACCCATCACCATTAAGTGCCAGTAGAGGGTTTTTTGGTAATAATCATTTTAGGAGGATTAACGAATGGTTATATAATGAGAGGAAGGAGAAAATGATTGATTGGAGTGTAGAACCAGGTTCAtctattaaagaaataagTGAATCTAATCAAAAGTTAAATTAG
- the APT1 gene encoding adenine phosphoribosyltransferase APT1 (ancestral locus Anc_5.557) encodes MSIESHAQELKAALHQYPNFPSEGILFEDFLPIFQNPVLFKKLVDAFKMHLEEKFKGTKIDYIIGLESRGFLFGPSLALAMNVGFVPVRKEGKLPGECVKAIYEKEYGSDVFEMQKEAIPAGSNVVIVDDIIATGGSAAAAGDLVSKVGAKVLEFDFVMELDFLKGREKLQAGVFTLLSGQAEALEKK; translated from the coding sequence ATGTCCATTGAATCTCATGCCCAAGAATTAAAAGCTGCCTTGCATCAATATCCAAACTTCCCAAGCGAAGGTATtctttttgaagatttcttACCAATCTTCCAAAATCCAGTTCTATTCAAGAAGCTAGTTGATGCCTTCAAGATGcatttggaagaaaaattcaagGGTACCAAAATTGACTACATCATTGGTCTTGAATCTAGAGGTTTCCTATTCGGCCCTTCATTGGCTTTAGCCATGAACGTTGGGTTTGTTCCAGTGAGAAAGGAAGGTAAATTACCAGGTGAATGTGTCAAAGCCATTTACGAAAAGGAATATGGTTCTGATGTCTTTGAAATGCAAAAGGAAGCCATTCCAGCAGGTTCTAatgttgttattgttgaTGATATCATCGCTACTGGTGGATCCGCTGCAGCTGCTGGTGACTTGGTAAGTAAGGTTGGTGCTAAAGTCCTagaatttgattttgttatGGAATTGGATTTCTTGAAAGGTAGAGAAAAGTTGCAAGCTGGTGTGTTCACTTTGTTGAGTGGTCAAGCTGAAGCtttggagaagaaatag
- the NSE5 gene encoding Smc5-Smc6 complex subunit NSE5 (ancestral locus Anc_5.558), giving the protein MSCSKSISYVLGDKKSNDLPHYFVELTESHLAVFEMLNSMCLLDDYDHLLFYLECQINETKILTIPPFDICLILMTLVTISGHYKEQFLRTSDTYNFTRETMNNRAIKILRFYLKVLRDFDTDKYQQYDLELLRCQFFLAIDTLIPKTLRKKFFRSKRMKVDTSRVLYVEKLEDDTISLGTIENPYRSYISCLEQKKTVIGNTLLTLKLSEPGEFINMILWTLLTSLQDDTALYTSCHDVWIPLLDILIDLFDLKHKYFLRNEIVRGISATLFVQRLTESPLALFFRSFGTTQFTARFCEYVFVNCSYNLEYDDDFKTEIHPVYRGENRLSNLYIPRMRYTKMYKIRKSLSLRRNIVGACLKLLVTVPNKHILTSPRIASDTLIDQICVTLAKFSDVDQFKSFFFTDSLSQELYFIPLLAEGTLAELFYNSGKLVKNLDEKQPLRFMENLSNVDNYLLYCADLFEKGFFMTESNQHITNVTLTEMRKTDVCLLVLLRYLLQFEMNHAIISLPAYGKLLDTIKINDTNRQQMLATHESKIKIPPLYPIVTQMSQN; this is encoded by the coding sequence ATGTCGTGTTCTAAATCAATAAGTTATGTTTTGGGAGATAAGAAATCTAACGATCTGCCGCATTATTTCGTCGAGTTAACTGAATCTCACTTGGCAGTCTTTGAAATGTTAAACTCGATGTGTTTACTAGATGATTATGACCACCTTTTGTTCTATTTGGAATGTCAAATAAATGAAACTAAAATTTTGACAATACCGCCCTTTGATATAtgtttgattttgatgacGTTAGTAACAATATCCGGTCATTATAAAGAACAATTCTTAAGAACTAGTGATACTTATAATTTTACAAGAGAAACCATGAATAATCGTGCTATCAAGATCCTTAGATTCTATTTGAAAGTACTTAGGGATTTTGACACAGATAAATATCAGCAATACGATTTAGAATTATTAAGGTgtcaattcttcttggcTATCGACACCCTAATACCAAAAACTCTCCGTAAGAAATTCTTCCGTTCCAAACGTATGAAAGTTGATACTTCGAGAGTTCTGTATGTAGAGAAACTCGAAGATGACACGATATCGCTAGGTACTATTGAAAATCCTTATAGATCATATATTAGTTGCTTGGAGCAAAAGAAAACAGTAATAGGGAATACGTTATTAACCTTGAAACTCAGTGAGCCGGgtgaatttattaatatgaTCCTTTGGACCTTATTAACTTCGTTACAAGATGATACAGCGTTGTACACTTCTTGTCACGACGTATGGATACCGCTTTTGGATATACTGATAGATCTTTTTGACTTAAAGcataaatattttctgaGAAACGAAATTGTAAGAGGTATAAGTGCTACACTGTTTGTTCAAAGACTTACTGAAAGTCCCCTGGCATTATTTTTTCGATCATTTGGTACCACCCAATTTACTGCCAGATTCTGTGAATACGTTTTTGTGAATTGCTCTTATAACTTagaatatgatgatgatttcaaAACTGAGATTCATCCTGTTTATAGAGGTGAAAACCGCTTATCCAACTTGTACATTCCAAGAATGAGATATACTAAGATGTATAAGATTAGGAAGTCTTTATCATTAAGGAGAAATATTGTTGGTGCATGTTTGAAACTACTTGTGACTGTTCCTAACAAGCACATTTTAACTTCACCAAGAATTGCATCAGATACattaattgatcaaatATGCGTAACACTTGCCAAATTTTCTGATGTTGACCAatttaaatcattttttttcactgaTAGTCTATCACAGGAACtatattttattccattATTGGCTGAAGGTACACTGGCAGAACTGTTCTACAATTCAGGAAAATTAGTGAAGAATCTGGATGAAAAACAACCATTACGTTTTATGGAAAATCTATCGAATGTGGATAATTATCTTTTATATTGTGCAGATCTCTTCGAAAAGGGGTTCTTCATGACAGAAAGCAATCAACACATAACAAATGTTACGCTTACTGAGATGAGAAAGACAGATGTATGTCTTCTTGTATTACTAAGATATTTATTGCAATTTGAAATGAATCATGCTATCATTAGTTTACCTGCTTACGGAAAGCTATTAGATacaattaaaattaatgataCAAATAGACAACAAATGTTAGCGACTCATGAAtcaaagataaaaataCCACCATTATACCCTATCGTTACACAGATGTCACAGAATTAA
- the RPS17A gene encoding 40S ribosomal protein eS17 (ancestral locus Anc_5.562), with amino-acid sequence MGRVRTKTVKRASKALIERYYPKLTLDFQTNKRLCDEIATIQSKRLRNKIAGYTTHLMKRIQKGPVRGISFKLQEEERERKDQYVPEVSALDLSRSKDVLNVDNQTADLVKSLGLKLPLSVINVSAQRDRRFRKRN; translated from the exons ATG GGTAGAGTTAGAACTAAGACCGTCAAGCGTGCTTCCAAGGCTTTGATTGAACGTTACTATCCAAAGTTGACTTTGGATTTCCAAACCAACAAGAGATTGTGTGATGAAATCGCCACTATCCAATCTAAGAGATTAAGAAACAAGATTGCTGGTTACACCActcatttgatgaagagaatTCAAAAGGGTCCAGTTAGAGGTATTTCTTTCAAGTtgcaagaagaagaaagagaaagaaaggaTCAATACGTCCCAGAAGTCTCTGCTTTGGACTTGTCTCGCTCTAAGGATGTCTTGAATGTTGACAACCAAACCGCTGACTTGGTTAAGTCCTTAGGTTTGAAGTTGCCATTATCTGTCATCAACGTCTCTGCTCAAAGAGACAGACGTTTCAGGAAGAGAAACTAA
- the YML6 gene encoding mitochondrial 54S ribosomal protein uL4m (ancestral locus Anc_5.565) has translation MFAKTNVSTSTNILRRLQTVRLASTSTKGLPNVAVPPKYTLATLRAFPSLEPLSFVPVPTDILAAPLRRDILWRAVVYENDNKRVGASNPPGRSENGYSRRKLLPQKGSGRARVGDANSPTRHNGGRALARDAPNDYSTELPRKIYTQALNNALSHQYRSGNLFVIGSEEPINPINELDVDILDLIQRNKDVDDRSILFKKFIRENNLVNKKLLFVTSKLREGLLDYTQHYQQKVDIVQQESLEVNDLLKAQKIFVELDVLKYLNKLHLDVLGSQV, from the exons ATGTTTGCCAAAACAAACGTTTCCACA TCAACAAACATATTAAGACGACTTCAGACGGTGAGGCTAGCCTCGACGTCAACGAAGGGCCTACCCAATGTTGCGGTACCTCCAAAATATACTTTAGCCACATTGAGAGCTTTCCCATCTTTAGAGCCATTATCCTTTGTTCCTGTACCTACAGATATACTAGCCGCACCCTTAAGACGTGATATCCTGTGGAGAGCCGTTGTGTACGAGAATGATAATAAGAGAGTGGGTGCGTCAAATCCACCTGGTAGAAGTGAAAATGGGTATTCACGCCGTAAATTGTTACCGCAAAAGGGTTCAGGTAGAGCTAGAGTCGGGGATGCCAATTCTCCAACCAGACATAATGGTGGGAGAGCCTTGGCAAGGGATGCTCCTAATGATTATAGTACCGAACTTCCAAGAAAGATTTATACACAGGCTTTGAATAATGCATTGAGTCATCAATATAGAAGTGGTAATCTATTTGTTATTGGAAGCGAGGAACCCATTAATCCcattaatgaattagatGTGGATATTTTGGATCTCATTCAACGAAATAAAGATGTAGATGATAGAAGCATCTTGTTTAAGAAGTTTATAAGGGAGAATAATCTTGTGAACAAGAAACTCTTATTTGTGACTTCAAAATTAAGAGAAGGGTTACTGGATTACACACAACATTATCAACAAAAAGTGGATATTGTACAGCAGGAATCATTAGAAGTCAATGATTTACTGAAGGCTCAAAAGATCTTTGTTGAGTTGGATGTGCTGAAATATCTGAATAAATTGCATCTTGACGTGCTTGGAAGCCAAGTATAA
- the RPS18B gene encoding 40S ribosomal protein uS13 (ancestral locus Anc_5.566) — translation MSLVVAEQGSFQHILRLLNTNVDGNIKIVYALTTIKGVGRRYANLVCKKADIDLHKRAGELTQEELERVVQIMQNPTQYKIPAWFLNRQKDINDGKDYHTLANNVESKLRDDLERLKKIRAHRGIRHFWGLRVRGQHTKTTGRRR, via the exons ATGTCTCTAGTTGTCGCTGAACAAGGTTCCTTCCAACACATTTTGCG TTTGTTGAACACTAACGTCGATGGTAACATCAAGATCGTTTACGCTTTGACCACCATTAAGGGTGTTGGTCGTCGTTACGCCAACTTGGTCTGTAAGAAGGCTGATATTGATTTGCACAAGAGAGCTGGTGAATTGactcaagaagaattagaaagagTTGTTCAAATTATGCAAAACCCAACTCAATACAAGATCCCAGCTTGGTTCTTGAACCGTCAAAAGGATATCAATGATGGTAAGGATTACCACACTTTGGCTAACAATGTCGAATCTAAATTGAGAgatgatttggaaagattaaagaagatCAGAGCTCACAGAGGTATTAGACATTTCTGGGGTTTACGTGTTAGAGGTCAACATACCAAGACCACTggtagaagaagataa
- the YOX1 gene encoding Yox1p (ancestral locus Anc_5.567), whose amino-acid sequence MLSSTNNKPRLPSLSMLLNEDKRSASEPSSPFLSSINTNFQSDSSGIIRLPPLSSTLGIVRPQSAESSLRHTANNSRWNPLPTPDSDAELESKKEKEFLSNLIPTQSFELPSGKLTSDPTTPTIKKKGKRTTSRKNDMSTPLSVVKSTITPSAHDKKRAFAFITHSKDSFGVKEPKIDNAPLARRKRRRTSSHELSILQAEFEKCSTPSKQVRLELAKRCSMTDKAVQIWFQNKRQSMKRVKKAATGTTAAVTPPESTTTETNSLTPPRTILALSHAKKYIDTHATPLAPKSINIRSDDNENDEVMLKLPAPQHTTPTRKTTSNSNSSRENTPTRRFSPTSKKSQALTFHLKTDKKILTPVKTSPNNRVNRLINGTGKINVSPSKNNNNNMSKLEFKSEKMPLQEIERNTMNL is encoded by the coding sequence atgCTATCCTCTACAAACAATAAACCAAGACTGCCCTCTCTATCGATGCTATTGAACGAGGATAAAAGGTCTGCCTCGGAGCCATCGTCGCCCTTCTTATCCTCCATAAATACAAACTTCCAAAGTGACTCCAGTGGAATCATTAGACTACCACCTCTATCTTCCACTTTGGGAATCGTTCGCCCTCAATCCGCAGAAAGTTCCCTAAGACATACCGCTAATAACAGCAGATGGAACCCATTGCCCACTCCAGACAGTGATGCCGAACTAGAAtccaagaaggaaaaggaatttCTATCAAACTTGATACCAACTCAATCTTTTGAATTACCATCCGGAAAATTAACATCTGATCCAACCACTCCAACAATCAAGAAAAAGGGTAAAAGAACAACCTCAAGGAAAAATGATATGTCGACACCCCTTTCAGTCGTCAAATCTACCATTACTCCTTCTGCTCATGATAAGAAACGTGCATTTGCATTCATTACACATTCTAAGGATTCATTTGGTGTGAAGGAACCCAAAATCGATAATGCTCCCCTGGCTCGTcgaaagagaagaagaacttcTTCTCATGAATTATCCATTTTACAAGCAGAATTCGAAAAATGTTCCACACCCAGTAAACAAGTTAGATTGGAATTAGCTAAACGTTGTAGTATGACGGATAAAGCAGTTCAAATTTGGTTCCAAAATAAGAGACAATCCATGAAAAGAGTCAAGAAGGCTGCTACTGGTACTACTGCCGCCGTTACACCTCCTGAATCAACAACCACTGAAACTAACAGTTTGACTCCACCAAGAACTATCTTGGCTTTATCTCATGCTAAGAAATACATTGACACTCATGCAACTCCACTGGCACCAAAGAGTATCAACATAAGGTCAGATGATAAcgaaaatgatgaagttaTGTTGAAATTACCTGCACCTCAACATACAACACCAACAAGAAAAACAACCTCAAACTCGAATTCATCAAGAGAGAATACTCCAACTAGACGTTTCTCTCCAACATCGAAGAAGAGCCAGGCACTAACATTCCATTTGAAAACTGATAAAAAAATTCTAACTCCAGTGAAGACTTCACCAAACAACAGAGTAAATAGACTGATAAACGGTACTGGCAAGATAAACGTTTCTCCTagtaaaaataataacaataacatGAGTAAGCTAGAATTTAAATCTGAAAAGATGCCattacaagaaattgaaagaaatacCATGAATCTATAA